ATTCAGTAACATTCCTTTAGAGGTACGGGCAAAATAATCGGCCGTTAAAACCAGTGCATTGTTAAAAAATCCCAGATCAGTCCCCACGCTGATCTGGTCATTTTTTTCCCAGGTTAAATCTGGGTTTGCAAAACCGGTTTGTTGAGAACCGAAAATCCTTGTGCTTCCTGAAGCATAGTTTTTATTGAGGTTGATGGAGTTTAAATAGGTAAAGCTTCCAATATTTGCATTACCCGTCCTGCCATATCCACCTCGTAGTTTAAACTCATTTATTTTTACCTTTTCCAATAAGGGCTTAATAAACTCCTCTTCCGTTAAACGCCATCCCATAGAAAAGGAAGGAAATATTGCGGTACGGTTATTTGGTCCAAACCGTGATGAAGCATCCTGACGTACGGCAGCGGTAAACAGGTATTTTTTGTCGTAGTCATACGTTAAGCGGCCTGCGTAACTTACAAAGGTATTGGCATCAAACAATTCTGTCCCTACCGTATTTGGTGAGGCCAGCGGACTTTGAATTGCTGTAGTGATGAATGTTCCCGGGATACCCGCAGTATAGTTGATTTGCGAATCGTACTTTTGTGCAGAGAATAAACCCAATAAGTTAAAGTGGTGTTTACCTACCATTTTATCATAAGTAGCTGTATTTTCCCAAACCCAGTCAAAGCTATTTCTAACATTGTCTGATGCAAATATTGCGGCCAGCTGAGGGTTTGAATAAGATGCCGTAGGCGCCTGGCTAGCGGCCATTGTAGCCGGGATAAAACCATGGACCTGCTCGTTTTCAAGTGTAGCACCGATGTACGTTTTCAATTTCAGGTTTGGAATAACAGTATATTCCAAAAACGCATTGCTTAATGTACGGAATGCCCTTGAGCGGTTTATTGACTGACTTACAATTCCAACAGGGTTAAAAAAGTTAGTGGCAAAGAATACCGAGGTTGGTGACAGGTTAAATCCTAAGGCCCTGTCATAAGGTTGTGCAAAATCACCATTTTCACGATATACCGGAACAATTGGCTGAAAAGTAAGGGTCTGGTTTAAAGGGCTTGGTAAAGAAAGATCTGCAATTAAACCGGGTACACCTGTAATTAAATCTGCTGCATTGGCTCCTGCACCACTTGCCTGTCCAGATGAAGGTTGTCTGTGTTGTTCTGAAAAGGAAGGCGAAATAGAGAAACCTAATTTCAGGTTCTTGGCCAGGTCTGCATCAAGGTTTACTCTTGCAGTATAACGGCTGTAATCTGTACCAATGACCACACCTTGTTGTTTGAATATGCCTGCAGAGGTATTGAACCTTATTTTTTCGCTACCACCAGAAGCATTGATTTCAAAGTTATGCAATGGCGCAGTTCTAAAAATTTCCTGCTGCCAGTTTACATCAGGTAATGCAGAAGTGTTCCCATCCAATATAGAAGGATAAACCAGGTTCCGGATGCGGCTGATGTCTTTTACCAGCGTAATAAAATCGTCTTTTTTGAGGACATCATAAAAACGGTTCACTTCCTGGATCCCTGTATAGGCAGACACAGAAAAACCGGTTTTCCCGGACTTGCCTCTCTTTGTGGTTACCAATACAACCCCATTGGCTGCCCTGGAGCCATAAATGGCGGCAGATGCGGCATCTTTTAGTACTTCGATGGACTCTATATCATTCGGGTTAATTAAGGTAAAGTTAGCGGCTGCTTGAAGTGGATAACCATCTACTACATATAACGGATCATTGGAAGAGCTCAATGAGCTAACCCCGCGGACCCTGATGGTAGGCGCAGCACCTGGTTTTGCACCCTGATCAGATTGTACCTGCACACCGGCAGCTAAACCCGCAAGGGCTTCGCCCGCAGTACTTACGGGCTGGTTGGCAATGTTTTTTCCTTCTACACGGGTAATGGCTGCGGTAACCGTAGCCCTTGATTGGCGGCCGTAACCAACTACCACCAAATCGCTCAAAGTTTGACTTTGTTCTGCAAGTGTAACGGTAATGTTGGTTTTGCTGCCCACGGTAACTTCCTGTGTTACGTAGCCCACAAAGGTAAATACCAGTACAGCGCTTTCATCCGGAACCCTCAGCGTAAAAGCACCATTAGTATCAGACATTGCACCTGCAGTACTGCCCTTTACCTTAACGCTTACTCCTGGAATGGGCTGACCTTTGGCATCCAATACCTTTCCTGTAATGTTAATGGCCTGTGGCGCGGGCGCAACAGTTACCAGGCGTGTTTTTTGCTTAATGAGTACGGTATTGTCGCTGCCAAACAATATTTCTATAGGCTGGTTGGTAAAACATTGCTCCAATACTTTACCTAAAGCCATCTTATTAACTTTTAAGGTAATGGTGCTGTTTGTTTTAATGACGTCTGCATCGCAGATAAAGTTGTAGCCCGTTTGTTTGGTAATCTGGTTGAGTACTTCTTTAACAGGTGCGTTTTTAACATTAATGCTTACCTGCTGCCCATAACTGGAAGCATGTACCTGTAAAAGGTTAAGCATCAATAGCAGCATAGTGAGTTTCATTATGAGAATGAATTTTGGTGCGGTACCACGGGATGTTCCAGGAATTCCGCACTTAAGTGCAGTAAAAATTTTATACATTTGGTTAGATTAAAAATTATTAATTGTGTCAATTGGTTTTTTGATCCATAAGGCCTACAGGCCTTTATTGCCGGGGGTGGTCTCAAGCACTCCCGGTTTTTTTTGGATCTCCTGTGTGCTACTTTCTGCTTACAGTGATCCTCCTTCCTTCAACCTGGAAATCTACTTTTTCCATCAATTCTATATTTTTAAGTAAGTTGTCCAGGCTTTTTGATCTGGAGTAGTTCCCCAGA
The nucleotide sequence above comes from Pedobacter sp. MC2016-14. Encoded proteins:
- a CDS encoding TonB-dependent receptor; this translates as MYKIFTALKCGIPGTSRGTAPKFILIMKLTMLLLMLNLLQVHASSYGQQVSINVKNAPVKEVLNQITKQTGYNFICDADVIKTNSTITLKVNKMALGKVLEQCFTNQPIEILFGSDNTVLIKQKTRLVTVAPAPQAINITGKVLDAKGQPIPGVSVKVKGSTAGAMSDTNGAFTLRVPDESAVLVFTFVGYVTQEVTVGSKTNITVTLAEQSQTLSDLVVVGYGRQSRATVTAAITRVEGKNIANQPVSTAGEALAGLAAGVQVQSDQGAKPGAAPTIRVRGVSSLSSSNDPLYVVDGYPLQAAANFTLINPNDIESIEVLKDAASAAIYGSRAANGVVLVTTKRGKSGKTGFSVSAYTGIQEVNRFYDVLKKDDFITLVKDISRIRNLVYPSILDGNTSALPDVNWQQEIFRTAPLHNFEINASGGSEKIRFNTSAGIFKQQGVVIGTDYSRYTARVNLDADLAKNLKLGFSISPSFSEQHRQPSSGQASGAGANAADLITGVPGLIADLSLPSPLNQTLTFQPIVPVYRENGDFAQPYDRALGFNLSPTSVFFATNFFNPVGIVSQSINRSRAFRTLSNAFLEYTVIPNLKLKTYIGATLENEQVHGFIPATMAASQAPTASYSNPQLAAIFASDNVRNSFDWVWENTATYDKMVGKHHFNLLGLFSAQKYDSQINYTAGIPGTFITTAIQSPLASPNTVGTELFDANTFVSYAGRLTYDYDKKYLFTAAVRQDASSRFGPNNRTAIFPSFSMGWRLTEEEFIKPLLEKVKINEFKLRGGYGRTGNANIGSFTYLNSINLNKNYASGSTRIFGSQQTGFANPDLTWEKNDQISVGTDLGFFNNALVLTADYFARTSKGMLLNKALPLVVGYATTYQANLGTLQNKGFEFTATTTFNVGEVRWTMNANLSTYKTKVTDLGGPSSLPAVAAINGWNNVYQVKVGDPLGLMYGYTVDGVFKNAADLASNPQTTAGNKVGDWKVKDQNGDGKIDINDITVIGKGLPDFTYGLTNSLQYKNFDLNVLMQGVQGVNIINGNYRQLISGNNNQNTIYKYFNNYFDPAQPNRDVDYPIPNSGSSVNPGNALVQKDVENGSYLRVRNITLGYRLNDDVLKKIAIKSARVYLTAQNPFLITKYSGYNPEANVSGSNPITPGVDQGSYPAARTIIVGVNFGF